TTTTCTTAAGTCAaaatttgtaaagtttgaccaatattgagagaaaacaaaacaTTCATGGTATCAAATCTATATCATTAGATGCATGGTGGAATTAATTTTCATATTGTGTAtttttagtattgtagatattgatatttttcatataaatttggtcaaactttatgaagtttgactcaAGAAATATCATATACATGGAGTAAAAAAAGGGAAGAAGCATTGTACAGGGCCTGAAACATTTTTATCTTGAAACAACTAAAAAGTGTTACGAAAGTTGGTATCTTGGATGTTTAAGTTTTGATTTATAAATAAGTTTTATATGTGTCGTCGAGATTTTGCCCATATACCCTCATGACACTCAAATTCCCCCCTCTACGATTATGCCCTTGGTCATACGTTGCGATAATTTAGCCAAATGATATTGGTTTAAGTTTTGATGATTtaccctaaaaatagttttgatgATTTAGCCAAATGATATTGGTACAGGGGAGGTGCTCGAGTGGCCGAAGCACCATGGGGGTGGCGGCAGGAGCTGGCCGTCGCCCTTCTCCCTCCTGTGTGCATGGCCCTATAGGTCAGACGGAGGGGTAGGGAGCACGGGGCAACCTCCACTACCCGGCGGGGACTCCGGTGGGGAGGCTGGCAGCAGCGCAATGGTGAGGGCATTGAGGCACTACTGGACGCAGAGGAGCAACGCTCTGAATCGATGGCAGCCGTCGCGGCAGCCTCTCCTAACTTCCAGTCGAAGGAAGAAGATAGGGGAGAAATTGGGGATTTTTTGTTGAGAATTTTTGTGAGAATGACATGTAGATCACATTTGTCATAGAGTGCAACTTAACAACCCACTCTAACTGTGTTGACTTTTGTGCTATGCGGATCTGACGACTGGGCCAGTTGTCATAAAATGGTTTAAGATTTAAGCACCAACCCATTTGGGTTTTAAAAACAGCGGCCACACTTTTGGTAGTTATTGGTGAAAAACAAATTTGTAATAATTCTTGAACCCTGACCCAAAGTTTATGCTATTTACTCCCGCTGCAGCCACGGGAGTGGCAATTCCAGCCGCCATCACAGGAGCAGCTCTAGCCACGTGAGTGGCCTCTCCAGTTATGGGAATGGGCGAATGGCAGCACCAGCCATCTCAACGAACACACAAGCAGCATCAAGAGTCACCCCCGACTTACGCCCAATGTCCTCCTGCCAGACGAGTTTTTTTTTAGAACAGAGATGTCAGGGgcatccggctttaaattaataaagccctcaACATAGGCAGCGTAGCACAACCACATAACCCACACTTTGCAACAGACCAAAAGCGAAACAAGTCCAGGAGAGCAAACTAAACCGGAGACGGAAATAAGTACGATACAGTGCGCGACCGGCCTAGCGAAACGAGCACGCATGCTCAGCTGAAAGTAGAACCAAAAGGGGCTGCCCATCCCTATGAGCCAGCAGACGACGCGGACGACGGGGCGCGGGACTCGGCGTAGACAGAGCGGAGGCGGTTAAtcgcatgatgatgaagatcagaGTCCTGTTGCCTTCCCAGCGGTGTCCATTGCTGCAAGAACACGATGCATTTGAAGATAACGTCAGCAGGGTGCGAGGGAAAAACACCCTCAATGGTAAGCTTGTTACGAATATGCCAGATAGCCCATAACATGGCCGCCGCACACGTCCACATGACCCGCCGCGACGAGCCATGAAGCGAATACAAGGAAGACACCAGCGCGGCACGGGAGCGGGGGTCCCAATCCACCCCCGCGGCGTCGCGAACCGCACTCCAAGCGAAACGCGACAGAGGGCACCGGAAGAAGGCGTGATCCGCATCTTCCGGCACCCCACACAAAGCGCAAGGGCCAGAGGCGGGGCCATTGCGCTTGGCAAGGTTGATCGAGGTAGGAAGGCGGTCTTGACAAAGTTGCCATAAAAAGACTTTGATCTTTAGAGGGGTTTTAGCCTTCCATAGCCCCATGGCAGCAGAAGGAACCTGGCCGCGGGTAAGCTCTCTGTATAAGGACTTGACAGAAAATTTGCCAGAGGAAGAAAGCCTCCAAGAGACCGTGTCCGCGGAGTCAGACAGGGGAACATCCGCAATCAGCGCCCGAAGGCGATCCCACTCCGCCATCTCCGGCCCCGTTAGTTCTCTCCGAAAATTGATGTAGGGTGGAGATGAGCTAAGGGCCGAAGCAACCAATTGGTTGGGCTCAACAGCAATGGAGTAGAGTTGGCGAAATTCGGACCAAAGGGGTTGTTGGCCAATCCAAAGGTCAAGCCAAAACCGCATGGAGCGTCCGTTGTTAACCCCGAACTTCGCACCCCTGGCGAAGAAGGGTTTAAGGGCTTGAATGGAGTTCCAGAAGGGGGACCTGCGCGGGGCCGCCTAAAAAAACTCCCATTCGGGAAGTATTTCGCACGGAGAAGGTCGATCCAGAGGCCAGTCTCACCCTGAGACATCTTCCAGATCCATTTGCACATGAGTGCAATGTTCATCAGCTTGGAGTTGATGATCCCAAGGCCCCCCTGGGCTTTAGGTCTGCAAATAGCCTGCCATTTAACCATATGGTATTTCCGTTTAGGAcccgctccttcccaaaagaaGCGGGACCGCGGGGTATCCAACTTAATGTGTACCCCGTCCGCCAGCATGAACAAACCCATGGCAAACATAGGTAAGGATGAGAGGCTGGAGTTGGTTAAGATAAGTCTAGCCCCTGAAGACATAAATCTCCCTCTCCACGGACACACCCTATCCGCTACCTTGGAGGTGAGAGGTTCCCAATCAGCGATCGAACACTTCTTCGCCGCGATCGGGAGGCCGAGGTATGTGAACGGAAATTGGCCAATTTGCAATTGAGCAAGTTGGCAACCCGCTGGCTCTCAGCCATGCCCATCCCTATGGACAATACTTCACATTTGTGAAAGTTGATTTTTAGCCCCGACATGAGTTCGAAACACAGCAGAATGGCTTTGACCGTTGCAATACTGTGAGTGTCGGGCTCGAAAAGGAGGAGTGTGTCGTCCGCGTATTGCAGGTGAGACACCCCCGGTATCAGGTTGCCCACCACTCCCCTGATGTGGTCAGCCATACGGGCTTTGTCTAGCATGGCGCCCAAGGCGTCGACCACAAAATTAAACAGCAACGGCGAGGCTGGGTCCCCTTGCCGCAGCCCACGCTTGTTGCGAAAGAAGTTTCCTACTTCTCCGTTCACCGCAATCACCGTTTGGCCTCCCGAGACCAATTGCATCATACGGTGAACCCAAACCGACGAGAATCCCCGGTCCAGGAGAACCTGTCGGAGAAACTCCCAGTTCACGCGGTCGTAAGCCTTTTCGAAGTCCAGTTTCAGTAGGATCGCGGGCTGACGAGCACGTTTAAGGGAGTGCACAATCTCATTTAAGGCCAGCGGCCCTTCCAAGATGTTGCGCCCCCGAATAAAGGCCGATTGGTTCCTACTAATAATACGGTGAGCTACCGAAGTCAGGCGGGTCGAGCAAGCTTTCGCACAAATTTTAAACGGAACATTAATCAACGCAATAGGACGAAAGAGCCTAATATGATTCGCGCCCAGAACTTTGGGGATCAGAGAGAGAACCCCAAAGTTTAGGTGAGAGATATCTACCGTTTCCCGCATAAAACCATTGCAAACGTCAAAAATAGGCCCTTTGAGCACTTGCCAGAACCGTTtgaacatcgccaccggccacccatccGGCCCGGGAGCGGTGTCCGATTTCATGCCCAGCGTCACCTTGTCAATCTCTTCCGAGGTGAAGGCCAGACCCAGGCCCTCATTTTCCGCATCCGTGACCCGTAACGCAGGGTCCCACACGTCCGCCCTAAGCCGGGCACGGGATTCCTCCCTGGAACCCATGAGATGGATGTAAAAATCGTAAATGTGCCATACGATATCCTGTTGCCGCAAAATGAGCCCCTGCTCAGATTACAAGCGCAGGATTGCACATTTGCGACGACGGCCATTTGCATAGGCGTGAAAATACTTGGTATTCGCGTCACCCTTGAGCATCCACTTGATTCCTCCACGTCTACGCCAGTACTCCTCCTCAGCCCGGAGGAGGGACTCAACCTGGGTCTCAAGCGCGTAGCGCTGAGCCCATTCTTGCTCCGAGAAGGTCTGCACGTCCGCCACAGCGTCCATCTGAGCAAGGTCTAGCAATCAAACGCGAGCGAAGCAACTTATCGTCGCGCCCCTGGTTAGCCCCCCACCCTTTAAGGGCCGCACGCAGGCCCGCGCCTGCAGCAATCCAGAACTCCATCGGCCCGCGTACGCGCCCGATCCGGGCGACGCAATTCTCCCAATTCGataggaagatttgctcaaagtccGGAGACTCTAACCACGCGGTTTCAAAGAAGAAACGAGGACTGCGTTTTAGCCTTTCCTCCCCCGAGGAGAGAATGAGGGGGACGTGGTCCGACCCTATCCTCGTTTCGGCGTGCAAGGAGCAAAGAGGAAACAGCGCCTCCCACTCCGGGGACATAAAAACCCTGTCCAAAACCGACCGCACCGGTGTAAGTTGTTTGTTGGTCCAGGTATAGCGTGCCCCCACGCGAGCCACTTCCCTAAGGGCCATAGCTGCAATTGCACTATTAAACATGGACACCCTTGTCCAATTAATAATACCATTGTTTTTATCCGCTCCCGAACGGATTAAGTTGAAATCCCCTCCCACAAGAAGAGGAAGGTTTCGCGTGCCCACAGACGCAACCTTTGCCTGGAGTTCTCCCAAGAACTCGAGCGAGCGCGAGTGATCAGCCGGGCCGTAAACCACAATCACCTCCCACTCGCGGAGAGTTGCACAGTGGCGCACGTGGGCCGATAGAAAGAAGCGGCCAGCATCCCATGCCACCACCTCCAGGCAAACTAGGTTGATGCCTAGCAACATGCCTCCCGAGTGCCCGACCGCCGGCACCCAATGCCAAACAAAACGCTCCAGCGGGTCAACAGTTAGCAGGTCCCGATGATTGAAATTGGTCTTGATGGTTTCCTGCAAGCCAACTACGTCGATCGCCTCGTTTCGAATGAACTCTTTTAGCTGGGTCCGCCTCCCAACGTGGCCGAAGCCCCGGATATTCCAAAATATGTAACGCATTAGATAATGCGATTGCGGAGGCGGATACCGGAGGGTCACCGCTTTGGCCACGCGCCGTGTCTTGGCAAGACGACGGTTGGAGGGGGACGATGCAGCCCCTGCTGCTCTGTCCTCCTGATCGGGCCGCGCAACAGTCACCAGAGAAGCCCCTGCTTCTTCTGCGACTGGCGCAACGCGGGCCAACGCTGCCTGGGCGAGCGTGGCCTGCGCGATTTCCTTAGCGCGGATAAGAGAAAGAACTTCGCGCGCTTCCCCCTCGTCAGACATCCTAACACCACTATCCGCTAAGATACCCCCCAAGCACTCATCAGAATAATCGTCGAAGATCGTAAAGCGGGGCACGGGATTACCTTCAGTTTCCAGGTTCTTCTGGGCCTGCAGGAGTTGGGCGCGTTGGAGGGCAGGCAGGTTGCCCTTGGCACCCTTCGGGCGGGAgctcgcccgctcccgcgtcgccgTGGACGTCACCACCGCCTTGGAGCGCTTGGCCGTAGAAACGGGCGCCACCTTTGCCACCTCCACTCGAAGCGCATCAGAAGCGGGAGGGGAGATGACCGACGGAGAACCACCCACCGGACCCCCTGGAGAGGCCAGCGCCATCACCACCGGCCGCTGCGGGGCAGGCGTGCTCCCACAGCCCAAGGGTGGGCTCGCCGGCGCCACAAAGGGAGTCTTGCGGCCCGCCGGCTTCTTGTGGAGCCGCGTCCCACCGACCCCGAGGCCTGACGGCGCCTTGGGAGAGCGCTTCGCGGTAGCTCGAGGCTCATCCACCACCGTAGCCACCGGGGAGATGAGCATCGAGCGGCCCTCCGAAGCGCAGGACAAGTTGGAGCCGTACTGGTTGAAGCCCAACTCGTTGCTGCCCACCGCCACCTGTCGTTCCTCCTGGTCCATCGCCGCGCCTGCCTCCTGCGGCGCGTCCTGGGAGTCCTTGTCCTTGAGCCCAAGCTTGTCCCAAGTGGCGGTGTCGATGGAGTCATCCCCCATGCTCGTGTCGAGGTCCCTGTCCTTGTCGTTCGGACCCTTGTCCACGTTGGCTGGTGGCGGGGGAGGGGAGCCGCGCCCTGCAACTCGCCCTCCTCGGCCTCCAGGCGAATGGTGAACCCCTCGCTGTTGAACCAAACTTGAACGTAGCCCTTGATCTTGGCCGGCGCACGACACGCGAAGCGCATCCGTACCGGGCCGAGCCCCGGCAGCGACACTGGATCCACCTTCATGGGCCGCCCAATCATCACCGTCCCGGCCATAAGGCGGTCCACATGGCGGTGCTTGGGTGGCACACCCCACAACTTGACCCACACATCCGGCATAATCTCAGCCTTGGGTTCCTCCTGGCACTGTTTCTTGATGTCCGCCATGATGTCGTTGAGGGAGAGGTAGAGCTTTCCGCTGCGGGTCGCCATCCGTAGCATGGCCTTGTCCGACACCTGCCAATCCCACTCCCCTTCGAAGAGGTGAGGTAGCTCCGCCTCCAAAATGGGGATCGACAGCGTGCCCGGCGCCGCCGAGATGATCGCCGCGTCCGCCACCAACGGGGCCCGAACCTCCTCGCCCTCCGTCTCCATGAAAGGGAGGCAGAAGAATCCCTCGCCCGGAATGGCGTTGCCCATGATCTGCAGCATCAGGGGCCGACCCCGCGTGGGGCAGTATGCCGACGCGTGCCCTTCCTCGTGGCAGACGATGCACAGGGGCTTGTATTGGCACGTGTTTTGGTAGTGCCCCACCTTGCCGCACTTGAAGCACTCCGGCCCGTCGGCCTCCTCCACTGGGATCGGGGCGTCAGCCGAGCCCTTCGAAGCCACCGGCCCAGCCACCAGCTGCAGCGGCGCCGTGCCTCCCTTGTGCTTCTGCTTCTTGGCCAACGGGTCTCTGCTCTGCTCGCCGCCCGGAAGGGGCTGAGACTCCTTCCTCTTGAGCTCTTTCTTCTGCTCCAGCCCCCGGCGCCGGtattcctccttcttcttctttttgtgctCACGCTCCTCTTGATGCTTCCGCTCCTGCTCCGCAATCCACCATGGAGGCGGCGGCCCCCAGCCCCCGTCTTCCACGGCCTTCGCCGACGCCTTGGAGAGTGCCTTCGCccgaagctcttgctcgcgctgtcgATCCGCCGCCGGAATCGGGGGTGACATGGGAGGCTTGTCGCTGCGACGGGAGCCCACCTTCACCACAGCGGCGAACGAGCAAgagagaggtgggggaggggcagaGCGGATAAGGCGACGAGCAAGGTGCCCGAAACGCCGCACCTGAGAGTGGGAGGCAGGAAACCCTATCGTCAGATCTAGGGTTCCTTTTGGCACCCACATCCACCTATTAATAGGAGCGGGCGCCCGCGCGGCCACCTCCACGTTGGGCCCGGGCCGCTGCGCAGGCTCGCAACAGGTCGTCGGGCCAGGCTGGACAGGCCAAAGCACGGAGGGGAGCCCCTGCACCCCCCCACTCGAAGAAGCGGGCTGAGCCGCCAATGGGCCCCCCGGCCCAATTCCTGGAAGGCTGAGCCACGCCTCCTGGCCCAGCGGGGAAACGGGCCCGTCCGTCCTCTCCCCGGAAACCCTAGCCACGATCCGTGGTTCCCCGACCCGGGCGgccacgccgtcgccgccgccgacccctgtCAGCTCCGACAAACTCGCCGAGGCCAGAGGAGGCCCCGCCGGCGCCACCTCGCAGCGGCCCACCGCCGCCAGAGTGCACGAACGACCCTCAGGGCCCGCATCCACCCCCCGCGACGGACGCCAGATCCGCGGCGCCAGGCGGCGACCTCCATGCCCACCAGGAGCGAAGGCACGCCGGCGTCCGGCCACGAAGGAGCCCCCAAGCTCCTCCGTACAGGCGACAAAGTCACCCACCGAGCACCCCGCCCGGGGCCTCAGcgaaccaccaccaccatcacttaCCTCGCTACttacctcgtcgtcgtcgtcggagtcgacCCCCTCCAGAGCCCAGAACCTGCTGCCGGAGAGGGGCGGGGCGAGGAGCCGCGCCCCCGCCGGCGCGTTCCGCCGCGCGCACCCCTGGGCAAGGCGCACCACCGTCCAGCCATCTGCCTCCGCCGCGGGGCCGCTAGCAACATCGCCCGcggaatccccccccccccccccccccgaatcgcCCCCCGAGTCGCCTCCCCTCCTAACCATAACGAAACGGGTTATGGAAGAAGGGCCTTGGAATTTTCCTGGCCAGACGAGATGTTCGCAGCCTCTCCCAACGTCGCGCGAAGCCTAGTCAAAGGGACCATCGCCCCtgcgacatactccctccgttttttcagtccgcatataaggtttggtcaaagtcaagcgctatagagtttgactaactttatattaaaaaatgtaAACATTcgcaatatgaaatcaatattatcagatgcaccatgaaacgtattttcatactatattgTTTTAGTATTATAGATGtgcatatttttttatataaatttagtcaaactttgtgtagtttgatttTGACCAAAATCTTATATGGGGAGTAAAAAAACAGAGGGGGTACTGTGCAACAGGATCAAAGTTCATGCCCATAATGTCCCGGGCAGCCACGGTGTTAGACCTCTCCCTGCTAGAGAAACCACAAGCTGCTTGACGGTCATAGGCACCACATTGATGACCACGTCCGGAACCTTGGCTTAATGTTTCTCAGCCTCTTCTTCTTTCTCCAAATGCGTCGGTGCCGACATCCCTTCAAAATTCAGAGAACAGCGCATCGGACCCAGAGGCTCCGAGGAACCTTTGAAGCTTCTCTCTTTCCAGATAGGCGGGGCCTTGATGTCGAAGTGGAAGACCGCTGCGTGCTGCTCCTTAGGAATGCTGCAAAACTTCTCTGTGGTGTGTCCCAGTAGATCATAACAAAAACAAAAATTTGGGAGTTTTTCATATTTTATATTGGAGTGTATATTGATCTAAACGaccttatatttgtttacagaggaagtacttcAGAACATTGGTACTTTCAGTTGGGGTAGCACTGATGTATCACTTGATGGGACGATGTACAAGCATGTCAACACGCAAGCGGAGGGACTTGTCAACGATCAGCTTATTCTTGTGGGCGATGGCGATGATGGTACCCAGCTTTCTTCCCAATTCCCAGCCCATCTCCTCGGTCTTGAGCTCGTGTGGGAGCCTTGAATTTGCGCCCACACACGGATTTAGTCGAGTCGGACGTCACTTGCATTGCCCGTCGAATGGCGCGAAGATGACTCCGTCGTTATGGACTTGTGGTAGTGCCACGGCCCAGCCCTCAGCACATGCAACCTATCACCCTCGAACACAATGTGGAGGATGAACCTGCCGTCTACACTTGCCACCCGCTGGACCGTTAGCTCGGCGTGGATACGCCATGGTCTCGCGAACAATGGCTTCGGGGTCAGCAGGGTACGGAGAAAGGAGTCACCCGACGAGCAGCCTCCCTGCGATGGAGCGCCGGGCTGCCGCGAAGTCGATGATGACCGAGATGCGTTTGGTCTGGAGCAGGTAACATATTGGATGATCTAAAAAGAAGGTAACATACTGGATTGCCTCAAGAAAAAATGGTAGTAACATATTGGATGCTGAAATAAGGATACAACTGTGTTGGTTGACAGTTTTTGTGATTTCTTGAAGCGGATTGTTTCCGTCTTTGGAAGCCAGCCGGTACGGGCCGTTTTCAGGTTTGCGTAGCGCTGTATCTTCTTTTCTTATCTTTTCATAACTGTGCGTATAGCGCTGTATCTGATTAAAACCGGCCCAGCCAAACCAAACGTTCGTATTGTATTCTGAAGCCGGTGGAAAAATCGCGAACCAAACACGTACTAAAAAAAGTTCCTGATGGACACGACGGACCAGGTCTCCATATAATCAGGTCCAGACGTTTTTCTCCCCAAAAAAAGAGATCGATATCCAGGGTTCGAGACGCGCTCCGCAGCAGAGATCGAAGAACCCTACTTTATGGCCAAGGCGCAGCAGCCACCGTGGGTGGTACAATTCAACGGCACGAGCAAACCCGTCGTCGTCGCGCCGTTCGACGGATGCCGCCGCTGGGAGGAGACGCCGGACATGCCGGCGCTGCAAGGGAAAATATGCCTCGGCCTGGACGGGGACTGGTCGCTCATGCTCGACGAGGTTACCAGCGGGTGCTCCCTCGTGAGCTTCGCTAATATGTCGCGCTCGTCCCCCACTGTGATCGATCTTCCGCCGTTGCCCGAGGACGCGCGGAAGCCGCACCTACTGTTCGGCTGCGCGCTCTCGTCGCAGACCCCATCCGATTGCACCGTTGTGCTTAGCTTCATCAGGGAGAGGTTCCTCCTCCACTGCCGCCCCGGTGACGCAGGGTGGTCCAGACTCCCGGCGGAGCTTGTTGAGAAGAACGACCAGTTCGACGGTCCCATAACCCCTGGCAGCCAGGGGAAGGTGTACGCAACGACCATGGCGTCCTTGGTGGTTGTCGATGCGTCAGGCCCGGCGCCGGTGGTTGAGAGGGCGGACATGACGCGTCCGCCGCCGTGCCCAGTGCACAATGGATACAAGTGCTACCCGGTGCCATGTCCCAGTGGCGAGCTCTTCTTGGTGCGCTGCTGCCTCTATGGGTGCCCGGTGGAGGTGGTGGATGTGAAGGTTTTCCGATGGAACGATGAGGGCAATGCATGGGAAACGGTGGACACCATCGGCGACAGAACTTTTTTTGTAGGCAACTTTATTTTTGCGGTTCAGTCGGCGGCTGAAGCAGGAACTCAGCCCAACTGTATCCATGTGCTACGCGAGGTTTGCGGTGGATTTGGTATCTACACCGTGTCTCTGGATGATATGACCATTCGGCTCAGCATAGTCGAGGGATATGACGATGATGGTCAGGAAGTTTTCTGGGCTCTTTCTACTAGGCAAGTTTAATTCAACTGACTCGATCTGAACAAGTACTTATTAGTTGTAGTAATATTATTTGTGGGTTCGATCAATGTGATAATTTATAATATTTCTATGTATGTATTTCATGATGTATTTGCAGCTTCGGTCTGGAAGCAGCACGAACCATCGACACTTCTGATGATGTCTCCAATGAAGTAAGTTTGTACATGATTATACTATTACTGGTAGATTAACTACGTTGAGTACGCGAGTTTAACCTGTACTTGACAGGTGATGCAAACAAGAATTGAACATTGTTGTGGAGAGCAACAAAAAGAGCACACGGGGATGAGCGCTACGGCCTCTCGAGATGAGAGGCAGTGGCGCGATCTCCATACCGACTTATTGCAGTTACTAGTACCCAAGATTTCATTCATCGATTTCCTACACTTGAAAGCTGTCTGCAAGCAGTGGAACTCCATTAAGAGCCCGATCCAAAATGCAAAAGTGTCGCCATTGCTCATGACAACTCGGCCAGCAGGAAGGACCAAGGAGGATCTTGTCGAGATCTTCGATCCAGTGGGCGAAAAGAAGTATAGTATCAGGTTAAATATCCCTACTTCAGGTCTCAAATTTCAAGGATCGCAGTTACTGCATTTCACAAAGAACGGTTGGGTCATCGTATCGAGAGGCGGCGACCACATGTTCTTCCTAGTGAATCCGTTCAAGAACTACCCTAATGGTGGCCATGTGATCGCTCTTCCACCTTTGGATATCCTTGGTCTCAAAGGATTGTCATTTTCTTCGGTGCCGGGTTCTCCAGACTTCATGGTCCTTGCCGCAGGATCTACACCGAACGGCGAAGTTGTCACGATAAATACATGGCGAATGGGAGATGAAGATTGGAAGGATGAATCCGCAGGCCACGACGATGTGACCTTCTTCATGGCATCTCACAGTCCCGTCTTCCTGGATGGACTCTTCTATTTTCTGGACATCAATGGCCGGCTTGGGGTGGTGGACCCGAACAAGGACGAAATGGAATGGAACATCCTTGAAAAGCCGGATCAACCGATACGCGGAAGCAAAGAGGTGCATCCTAGGGAATATGATTATAACTATCTGGTGGAGTGGAAGGGGGAGTTGGTCGCCATTATCAGAGAGAATGGCGATGATGGGTCTGTTAG
The window above is part of the Triticum aestivum cultivar Chinese Spring chromosome 2A, IWGSC CS RefSeq v2.1, whole genome shotgun sequence genome. Proteins encoded here:
- the LOC123185140 gene encoding uncharacterized protein — its product is MAKAQQPPWVVQFNGTSKPVVVAPFDGCRRWEETPDMPALQGKICLGLDGDWSLMLDEVTSGCSLVSFANMSRSSPTVIDLPPLPEDARKPHLLFGCALSSQTPSDCTVVLSFIRERFLLHCRPGDAGWSRLPAELVEKNDQFDGPITPGSQGKVYATTMASLVVVDASGPAPVVERADMTRPPPCPVHNGYKCYPVPCPSGELFLVRCCLYGCPVEVVDVKVFRWNDEGNAWETVDTIGDRTFFVGNFIFAVQSAAEAGTQPNCIHVLREVCGGFGIYTVSLDDMTIRLSIVEGYDDDGQEVFWALSTSFGLEAARTIDTSDDVSNEVMQTRIEHCCGEQQKEHTGMSATASRDERQWRDLHTDLLQLLVPKISFIDFLHLKAVCKQWNSIKSPIQNAKVSPLLMTTRPAGRTKEDLVEIFDPVGEKKYSIRLNIPTSGLKFQGSQLLHFTKNGWVIVSRGGDHMFFLVNPFKNYPNGGHVIALPPLDILGLKGLSFSSVPGSPDFMVLAAGSTPNGEVVTINTWRMGDEDWKDESAGHDDVTFFMASHSPVFLDGLFYFLDINGRLGVVDPNKDEMEWNILEKPDQPIRGSKEVHPREYDYNYLVEWKGELVAIIRENGDDGSVRTFKLDRSRMVWSEFEGMEDAAVFWDRSNALIAVPPTGEDSCNKMFLPNYSEINGGCRTQAFYSFQEQCYRPSFYAKEPMNAIWFEPDLDVYLQ